The genomic window TAATCCATGACGAACTGGAAATAAGCCTCTGGCAATTTTCCCATGGTGTTAAGCCCTCCCCACGTAAGGCTGTTTTAGATGGGAGAGGATGCGTTCAAGTTCAGACTGCAAAACGGTTAAGGGTGGAGCGTTGCCCAGCACACTTACATTTTTGTCGCCTAGGCTGAAGCTTAAGCCGACGGCTGAACCGCCTGTTAGATAGCAGATAGCGTATATGGCGGCTAAAACCGTCATAGCTTCCTTTTCAGCGTCTGTGCAGTTCACATAGTCTATTTCCTTGCCAAGCTCAAGTTCAAGGGCAACCTCAGCCCGCTTAATCATTTTGGCAATTTTTTCATCCGGAATGTCCGCTTCGCCAATGTTTAAGACGTCCCGCACGTCCTCGATGGAAACACTTGCCAACAGCCAATCCTCCAACCATTACAAGAGATAAAAGCAAAATTTAAGCAATTTTCACGTTTAAACAGAAAATTTTTTAAATTATTTAAATTAAAGCGTTAAAAACAAATAATTTCTGAAAATAGCGTTTAAAAAACGCCATTTAAAAGCGCTGGACGCGGGTGCTGCCTCTTCTGGACCTATAACGAATCACAATGGATATGATTACAAAAGTTGTGGAAAGCCCGATTATCATGTGAACCGGCCTTATATCTGGGCCTATTTGGGCTTGTATGGCGAATGTGTGCAGGACATCTGCGATTAGGTTTACCGCCAGATTTAGGGATTCTCCACATCGGTTTTTGAATGTGGGGTTGCTCCAATCATAATTTTTATCCATCCATGTGCATGTTAAGCCGCCGTCTGGATCGAAGGTTGTGTCGTATGCCAGCTTCTTAGCCGCCTCATAGGCTGTAATTGTTTCAAGACTCCCGTCGAACTGGAGGAAGACGTTGAAATCATCTTGGCGACTGTTAGTTCTCTGCAGTACATAATCCTCGTAGTCGCTGTGATGCTTTTCCTCACCCCAATCTGTTCCAGCGCCCATAACGTGGCCGAAGACGGCTAAATCCGCAATATAGTGGGTCATGATTCCAAGATGTTTAACGGCGTCTTCCACCCGTCCGGCATTGTAATGATTCAAGGCGTTCTCGAATTCTTGTTGGGCGCGCACTGCTCCGATGTCGTCTTGTAAGGAGCCGTTGGCGAAAAAGTAAACGTGATGTTTGGCGGCGTCGCCTATGCCGTCTGCGGCGTCCCCGTTGTCTGGAAGTTCTGTTCCATAGAGGTATATGGCGAGATTTTCGAGGATGAGCTGTTTCTCAGTCGATGGAAGCCAGTCTAGGGCATGCTCCGCAA from Candidatus Bathyarchaeota archaeon includes these protein-coding regions:
- a CDS encoding zinc dependent phospholipase C family protein, with protein sequence MANGKALALAIVIFTCMLLLTATGEAKLRVYGWSNSGYSTDPKNPRYGTHDWIAEHALDWLPSTEKQLILENLAIYLYGTELPDNGDAADGIGDAAKHHVYFFANGSLQDDIGAVRAQQEFENALNHYNAGRVEDAVKHLGIMTHYIADLAVFGHVMGAGTDWGEEKHHSDYEDYVLQRTNSRQDDFNVFLQFDGSLETITAYEAAKKLAYDTTFDPDGGLTCTWMDKNYDWSNPTFKNRCGESLNLAVNLIADVLHTFAIQAQIGPDIRPVHMIIGLSTTFVIISIVIRYRSRRGSTRVQRF